The following are from one region of the Rhodopirellula sp. P2 genome:
- a CDS encoding DUF1583 domain-containing protein gives MNSQARFQLISIVASVFVLLLIGISRAANAGRSDTSAMEILFARELDVLAQGSDGVVLQASKLAPVDRFTVLADWVLPSETRPNFRMQSRFVQIAPIANSEVAPKESIVEGITSPAFYLLAAATETNRLAELRRRVQAIPDPLESDQMRAKLALLFMIEIADFTLKSPAKVEESTSAMLASLATHVRTRDPAADRQAWPEILALAYGMHSDLRSSEFLELVTSVYSVQIENLSWDANAAWDVYAFGAFAGLDPSNESDPKLQTVSPSSFESWQQASVVSANSRGNGFTAATWRPVGNAVHKFAGHNNDYLYFPSPLTGDFEIECDVTGFHFGETQVAYAGIFASPHSSRSQAEIGGLRSQEMLPLDPPMSPPDDWMSCRISVRDGVCRHFINGRSILQRTLVDGQFPWVALRAHRLSHGGIRNLTITGSPEIPSSIDMVNSPKLVGWYSYYDEPVDDPKGMFAWRSVATQETESSFEVQHAARRELAGSNLESLLMYHRPLMEDGSIEYEFFYAKGETAVHPAIDRLAFLLEPDGVQVHWVTDGAHQPGNLSPANRAFVTKQEQRRPEVVLKDNSWNRVRLELRGDDVLLLLNGKPVMDRALKPWNQRQFGLFHFADKTNARVRNLRWSGDWQNAEEVLGKHRGVRPDTAEMERLTSALPQSYRQDFRNLEIDSSHFIQRGGPITVGADGIAMKASGSQSTDLPLWLEVRGDFDLRARFENFQHADVGDGALEMLAYLPSDGQKIRVARHRWDNKEQKLRTRFSPMTDAGHQAQRARDHWAANEATSGVFRMVRLGTTVHYLFAENDSETFRLLSTDEVGRGPLSAGGITLKAFAEKGGSASTTWTNISVRAEQIEGVAVQDMQALRSQLDDSKKLLKKSFVHDFTEAAPDPETFSRLNDTRPWNEADDGLRLRDIGKVDWGASVLIARIPVEGDFDIRLEFDELKLASAGNGQQAILAIEVQPTSEPRTTVNSMLGLNSPGVIQAEGYARVRMPDGSQWFNGTERHTVTSATALRIARRGERFFMMVRAEGEQHDRIVSMSDHSDAPINGIIMMLRSGGAGSESSVRLKKFEVHSGEQ, from the coding sequence ATGAATTCACAAGCACGCTTCCAGTTGATTTCGATTGTCGCGTCGGTCTTTGTGTTGCTGCTGATTGGGATTTCGCGGGCTGCGAACGCCGGTCGTTCCGACACGTCCGCGATGGAAATTTTGTTTGCAAGGGAGCTGGATGTCCTTGCACAAGGTTCTGACGGCGTGGTCCTGCAGGCGTCAAAACTGGCCCCGGTCGATCGCTTTACCGTTTTGGCCGATTGGGTGTTGCCCTCTGAAACCCGGCCAAACTTCCGAATGCAATCGAGATTCGTGCAGATTGCTCCGATCGCAAACTCAGAAGTGGCCCCCAAGGAAAGCATCGTCGAAGGGATCACCTCGCCAGCGTTCTATCTTCTAGCGGCGGCCACAGAAACAAACCGTCTGGCTGAACTTCGCCGGCGAGTGCAAGCGATTCCGGATCCGTTGGAATCGGATCAAATGCGAGCGAAGCTGGCTCTCCTCTTCATGATCGAAATCGCGGATTTCACGTTGAAGTCACCGGCAAAAGTCGAGGAGTCAACTTCCGCGATGCTGGCCTCTCTGGCAACTCATGTCCGGACACGAGATCCAGCTGCTGACAGGCAGGCTTGGCCAGAGATTTTGGCCCTCGCGTACGGGATGCACAGTGACCTTCGTAGCAGCGAATTTCTCGAGCTTGTCACCAGCGTTTACTCCGTGCAAATTGAGAATCTGAGCTGGGACGCAAATGCAGCTTGGGACGTCTATGCCTTCGGTGCCTTTGCGGGGCTTGACCCAAGCAATGAAAGCGATCCAAAACTTCAGACGGTGTCGCCCAGTTCCTTCGAAAGTTGGCAACAAGCGTCGGTGGTGTCTGCCAACTCTCGCGGCAACGGGTTCACCGCTGCAACGTGGCGGCCTGTTGGCAACGCGGTTCACAAGTTCGCTGGTCACAACAATGACTACCTGTATTTCCCTTCACCGCTGACGGGAGATTTTGAAATCGAGTGTGACGTGACTGGTTTTCATTTTGGAGAAACGCAGGTTGCTTACGCAGGAATTTTTGCGTCACCTCATTCCTCGCGAAGTCAAGCAGAGATCGGCGGGCTGCGCAGTCAAGAGATGCTTCCCCTCGATCCACCAATGAGCCCGCCAGACGATTGGATGAGTTGTCGAATCTCGGTTCGTGATGGTGTTTGTCGTCACTTCATCAATGGAAGAAGCATTCTGCAGCGGACGTTGGTGGACGGCCAATTCCCCTGGGTGGCGTTGCGAGCACATCGGTTGAGCCACGGAGGCATTCGCAACCTCACCATCACGGGATCGCCTGAGATTCCATCCTCCATCGACATGGTGAATTCGCCGAAACTGGTCGGCTGGTACAGCTACTACGACGAGCCAGTTGACGACCCGAAAGGCATGTTTGCATGGCGATCCGTTGCGACGCAAGAAACAGAATCGTCGTTTGAGGTTCAGCACGCGGCTCGACGCGAACTCGCGGGATCCAATTTGGAGAGTCTGCTGATGTATCACCGGCCCCTGATGGAAGATGGCTCGATTGAATATGAGTTCTTCTACGCGAAGGGAGAAACCGCGGTCCATCCGGCGATCGATCGCTTGGCGTTCCTGCTCGAACCGGATGGCGTCCAGGTGCACTGGGTGACAGACGGTGCGCATCAACCGGGCAATCTTTCGCCTGCGAATCGAGCGTTTGTAACCAAGCAAGAACAGAGACGTCCCGAGGTTGTCTTGAAGGACAATTCTTGGAACCGAGTTCGATTGGAGCTTCGGGGTGATGATGTCCTGTTGCTTCTGAATGGAAAACCCGTCATGGATCGGGCACTGAAACCATGGAACCAACGGCAGTTCGGATTGTTCCATTTCGCGGACAAGACCAACGCTCGAGTTCGCAATTTGCGCTGGTCAGGTGACTGGCAAAATGCTGAGGAGGTGCTTGGCAAGCATCGCGGCGTCAGGCCAGATACAGCTGAGATGGAACGGTTGACTTCAGCACTGCCTCAGTCCTACCGGCAGGATTTTCGAAACCTGGAAATTGACTCGAGCCATTTCATTCAGCGAGGCGGTCCGATCACGGTGGGGGCGGATGGCATTGCGATGAAAGCGAGCGGTAGCCAAAGCACGGATCTGCCTCTCTGGTTGGAAGTCCGCGGCGACTTCGATTTGCGAGCACGTTTTGAGAACTTTCAACATGCGGACGTCGGCGACGGGGCTCTCGAAATGCTGGCGTACCTGCCGAGCGATGGTCAGAAAATTCGAGTTGCTCGGCACCGTTGGGACAACAAAGAGCAAAAGTTGCGAACCCGGTTTTCACCGATGACGGATGCCGGGCACCAAGCTCAGCGAGCCAGGGATCATTGGGCCGCGAACGAAGCCACATCGGGAGTTTTTCGAATGGTCCGTTTAGGCACCACCGTTCATTACTTGTTCGCTGAAAACGATTCTGAAACATTTCGTCTTCTGTCGACCGATGAAGTCGGCCGTGGACCTTTGAGCGCGGGGGGCATCACCCTCAAAGCGTTCGCCGAGAAAGGTGGTTCTGCATCGACGACCTGGACCAACATCAGCGTGCGTGCCGAGCAGATTGAGGGCGTCGCGGTGCAGGACATGCAAGCGTTGCGGAGCCAGTTGGACGACTCGAAGAAGCTGTTGAAGAAGTCATTCGTGCATGACTTTACGGAAGCCGCACCTGATCCGGAGACGTTTTCACGACTGAATGATACAAGGCCTTGGAACGAGGCCGACGATGGTCTTCGATTGCGAGACATCGGAAAGGTTGATTGGGGCGCCAGCGTGCTCATCGCGAGAATCCCCGTCGAAGGTGACTTTGATATTCGTCTGGAATTTGACGAGCTCAAACTGGCGAGTGCGGGAAACGGGCAACAAGCCATTCTCGCAATCGAAGTTCAGCCGACGTCTGAACCGCGAACCACCGTCAATTCGATGCTGGGGCTGAATTCACCCGGAGTGATCCAAGCGGAAGGCTACGCGCGAGTGAGAATGCCCGATGGAAGTCAATGGTTCAACGGAACCGAACGGCACACCGTGACATCTGCCACGGCGCTGCGAATCGCTCGCCGGGGCGAGCGATTCTTCATGATGGTTCGTGCCGAAGGTGAACAGCACGATCGCATCGTCTCGATGTCAGACCATTCAGACGCTCCAATCAACGGGATCATCATGATGCTGCGTAGTGGCGGGGCGGGAAGTGAATCAAGCGTGCGGCTGAAGAAGTTCGAGGTTCACTCGGGTGAGCAGTGA
- a CDS encoding sulfatase family protein has protein sequence MPPTRRLCAPAVTRTRITILSAMLVSLGSVLTSPTGTADQPPNVLIIYADDLGYGDLSSYNENCAYETPHLDQLASQGIRFTDAHSPSTICSPSRYGLMSGQCVFRTGRRTTAFEGASGPSYLRPDDLTIAEMLQQAGYKTAIFGKWHLGLTWYGSDGKQLRGGFQDVTEIDYERSTPLIDGPNNQGFDESFVTPNCPTTDPLYLYIENGMVPVPANQRHKRDTLPNPGGKWRWDNDEGWKAPGYKFVDADVLFFNKTREFLDRHVQESPDQPFFAIVSTQIAHAPVLPANQYTGSTQAGARGDFVCELDSLTGELLDHLKELGVDDNTLVIFNSDNGPETMHTVWMREDHQHDAAGGWRGMKRDGWEGGHRVPMMMKWPGHISPGRVSNQLINTTDIFKTLAAVANVDLPKSVALDSFNMLPELLGQVPEGESIRPHMITQSFRGEFQLRVGDWKYLNHTGSGGNNYNDRVLQPYAKKEAETDSPGQLYNLKQDPMETVNLYEQEAAKRREMQALLKSIVE, from the coding sequence ATGCCTCCGACACGTCGCCTGTGTGCCCCCGCCGTCACGCGAACCCGCATCACAATTCTCTCTGCGATGCTGGTCAGCCTGGGCTCCGTGCTCACCAGCCCAACCGGCACAGCGGACCAGCCACCCAATGTCTTGATCATCTACGCCGATGACCTCGGCTACGGGGACCTGTCGTCTTACAACGAAAACTGCGCCTACGAAACACCTCACTTGGACCAATTGGCTTCCCAGGGAATTCGCTTCACGGACGCACACAGCCCTTCAACGATCTGCTCGCCGTCTCGCTACGGTTTGATGAGCGGTCAGTGCGTCTTCCGGACGGGACGCCGAACGACTGCGTTCGAAGGAGCCAGCGGCCCCAGCTACTTGCGGCCGGATGATTTGACGATCGCAGAGATGCTTCAACAGGCAGGCTACAAGACCGCGATCTTCGGCAAATGGCACCTCGGGCTGACCTGGTACGGCAGCGATGGCAAACAACTGCGAGGTGGCTTCCAAGACGTCACCGAAATCGATTACGAACGAAGCACACCCCTGATCGATGGGCCCAACAACCAAGGCTTCGATGAGTCATTCGTGACCCCCAATTGCCCCACCACGGACCCGTTGTATCTGTACATCGAAAACGGCATGGTCCCCGTCCCAGCGAACCAACGCCACAAACGTGACACACTTCCTAACCCCGGCGGCAAATGGCGATGGGACAACGACGAAGGCTGGAAAGCCCCCGGTTACAAGTTTGTCGACGCCGACGTTCTGTTCTTCAACAAGACTCGAGAGTTTCTCGACCGCCACGTCCAAGAGTCACCGGACCAACCCTTCTTCGCGATTGTTTCCACCCAGATCGCACACGCCCCTGTGCTGCCTGCCAACCAATACACGGGATCCACGCAAGCCGGCGCTCGCGGCGACTTTGTTTGCGAACTGGATTCGCTCACCGGTGAATTGCTCGATCACTTGAAGGAACTGGGAGTGGATGACAACACATTGGTGATCTTCAACTCGGACAACGGCCCGGAAACGATGCACACCGTGTGGATGCGTGAAGATCATCAGCACGACGCCGCTGGCGGATGGCGTGGGATGAAACGCGATGGATGGGAAGGCGGCCACCGCGTGCCCATGATGATGAAGTGGCCCGGCCACATCTCCCCTGGTCGCGTTTCCAACCAACTGATCAACACGACCGACATTTTCAAAACACTCGCAGCCGTCGCAAACGTGGACTTGCCCAAGAGCGTTGCGCTGGACAGTTTCAACATGCTGCCGGAACTGCTGGGGCAAGTGCCTGAGGGCGAGTCCATTCGGCCCCACATGATCACCCAGAGTTTTCGCGGTGAGTTCCAGCTTCGAGTCGGCGATTGGAAATACTTGAATCACACCGGTTCCGGCGGCAACAACTACAACGACCGAGTGCTTCAACCCTATGCAAAGAAGGAAGCTGAAACCGACTCCCCGGGTCAGCTTTACAATCTGAAGCAAGACCCAATGGAGACAGTGAACCTTTACGAACAAGAAGCCGCGAAACGAAGAGAGATGCAGGCGTTGCTCAAATCCATCGTCGAGTGA
- a CDS encoding sialidase family protein, whose translation MIRTIPLAVCFTLSAIGILPAQDAPFLNPPQYIGLPQTVQAVTNRAFTGIPSLAVSNGGRLWATWYAGKTPKEDENNYVVLSTSGDGGETWKEVLVVDPDEDGPVRTYDPELWIAPDGKLRLIWAQAVGHAGTVAGVWFLEIEDPDAEQPVHGKPKRITDGIMMCKPLVLSTDEWALPASTWRETDASARMIVSDDQGKTWSRRGGCNVPKDARAFDEHMFVERNDQSIWLLARTKYGIGESVSTDRGKTWPELTPSKIAHPSARFFIRRLASGNLLLVKHGPIEKRTGRSHLMAFVSTDDGETWKGGLMLDERAGVSYPDGQQDANGVIHIAYDYSRTKDRQILFASFREEDVAAGKAVTDSVKLRQLISDASGK comes from the coding sequence ATGATTCGAACCATCCCCCTTGCGGTCTGCTTCACTCTTTCAGCGATTGGAATCCTTCCAGCACAAGACGCCCCGTTTCTGAATCCGCCGCAATACATCGGTCTTCCCCAAACCGTGCAGGCGGTGACCAACCGGGCATTCACGGGAATCCCCAGCCTTGCGGTTTCCAACGGCGGCAGGCTCTGGGCAACCTGGTATGCCGGCAAAACCCCCAAGGAAGACGAGAACAACTACGTCGTTCTCAGCACCAGCGGCGATGGTGGAGAGACATGGAAGGAAGTGCTGGTGGTTGATCCGGACGAGGACGGTCCGGTCCGCACCTACGATCCAGAACTGTGGATCGCACCAGACGGAAAGTTGCGGCTGATCTGGGCACAGGCCGTGGGTCACGCGGGGACCGTCGCCGGAGTTTGGTTTCTGGAAATCGAAGACCCCGATGCGGAACAACCTGTCCATGGCAAACCCAAGCGGATCACCGATGGAATCATGATGTGCAAACCGCTGGTCCTCTCAACGGACGAATGGGCGTTGCCGGCTTCGACATGGCGCGAGACCGACGCCAGTGCTCGCATGATTGTCTCGGATGATCAAGGCAAAACCTGGTCGCGACGCGGCGGCTGCAATGTGCCCAAGGATGCTCGCGCCTTCGATGAACACATGTTCGTGGAGCGGAACGACCAATCGATTTGGCTGCTTGCCCGCACGAAATACGGAATCGGCGAGAGTGTCTCCACGGACCGAGGGAAAACTTGGCCTGAACTAACGCCATCAAAAATCGCTCACCCCAGCGCACGCTTTTTCATCCGACGACTCGCTTCAGGAAATCTCCTGTTGGTCAAACACGGCCCCATCGAAAAGAGAACCGGTCGCTCGCACCTGATGGCTTTCGTTTCCACCGATGACGGCGAAACTTGGAAGGGGGGCCTGATGCTTGATGAACGAGCCGGTGTCTCCTATCCCGATGGCCAACAAGACGCCAACGGCGTGATCCACATCGCCTATGACTACAGTCGCACCAAAGACCGGCAGATTCTGTTTGCAAGTTTTCGCGAGGAAGATGTCGCGGCAGGAAAAGCTGTCACGGACTCGGTGAAATTGCGTCAGTTGATCAGCGACGCATCTGGCAAATAA